The Streptomyces sp. Mut1 genome window below encodes:
- a CDS encoding substrate-binding and VWA domain-containing protein — translation MGRHSLPDDHAATGGGDRPPRRRRTVVIATMLVLAVAGGTAIAAQGGLLSFSKSCEDSAVHLSMMTSPDIAPAVRAVADRARKDELRSDGHCLDVEVEARDSYKVADELASGTRTPGYQIWLPDSDLWLSRAKGDGDAVAITPGDSIATSPVTMAVVPKAAKSLGWPKKTYSWAELTGAAMESDKVRLGSADPARSATGLLALAAIGASADKQGGDSDTRVAATAKLLAQRMSDGDTQVVATLPQDGSGAEDGNPARNQAVLLSEQAAFAHNAESTGDGKVGLFYPKDGTPLLDYPFTLVNEQKQTTDESRAALRFMTLLSEDSSLRTLREHGFRTTDGTADKAVVAAAGGRAPQPYAEQQPPAPSDETLQETLGMWTITVQSARLTTVVDASGSMATIVPGRNQSRMDVTKASLVQALNQFTPNDEIGLWEFATTLDGDKDYRRLVPTARLGATEKGGGTHREKLAAAFAALQPVPDGATGLYDTILASYKEAQRTYVKGKFNAVVILTDGSNQDERSISRSALIDELKAIADPERPVPVLAIAVGPEADREEVDQIARVTGGGGYQVTDPAEIQAVILQAVMTAGQNARSAE, via the coding sequence ATGGGACGTCACAGCTTGCCCGACGACCACGCCGCGACCGGAGGCGGGGACCGTCCACCGCGCCGGCGACGCACCGTGGTCATCGCCACCATGCTCGTTCTCGCCGTGGCGGGGGGAACGGCGATCGCGGCACAGGGCGGGCTGCTCTCGTTCTCGAAGTCGTGCGAGGACAGCGCCGTACACCTGTCCATGATGACCTCGCCGGACATCGCTCCCGCCGTGCGTGCCGTCGCCGACCGGGCACGCAAGGACGAGCTGCGCTCCGACGGCCACTGCCTCGACGTGGAGGTGGAGGCCCGCGACTCGTACAAGGTGGCGGACGAGCTCGCCAGTGGCACCCGCACCCCCGGCTACCAGATATGGCTTCCCGACTCCGATCTGTGGCTGAGCCGGGCCAAGGGCGACGGGGACGCCGTCGCGATCACCCCGGGCGACTCGATCGCCACCTCCCCCGTCACGATGGCCGTGGTCCCCAAGGCCGCCAAGAGCCTCGGCTGGCCGAAGAAGACGTACTCGTGGGCCGAGTTGACCGGCGCGGCCATGGAGTCCGACAAGGTCCGGCTCGGCTCGGCCGACCCCGCGCGCTCCGCCACCGGACTGCTGGCTCTCGCCGCCATCGGCGCGTCCGCCGACAAGCAGGGCGGGGACAGCGACACCAGGGTCGCGGCCACCGCGAAGCTGCTCGCCCAGCGGATGTCCGACGGAGACACCCAGGTCGTGGCGACCCTGCCGCAGGACGGCTCCGGCGCCGAGGACGGCAATCCGGCGCGCAACCAGGCGGTGCTCCTCTCCGAGCAGGCCGCCTTCGCCCACAACGCCGAGTCCACGGGCGACGGAAAGGTCGGCCTCTTCTATCCGAAGGACGGCACCCCGCTGCTCGACTATCCGTTCACACTGGTCAACGAGCAGAAGCAGACCACGGACGAGAGCCGGGCCGCGCTGCGCTTCATGACGCTGCTGTCCGAGGACAGCTCCCTGCGCACCCTCCGGGAGCACGGCTTCCGCACCACGGACGGCACGGCGGACAAGGCGGTGGTCGCGGCGGCGGGCGGCAGGGCACCCCAGCCCTACGCCGAGCAGCAGCCGCCCGCACCGTCGGACGAGACGCTCCAGGAGACGCTCGGCATGTGGACGATCACCGTGCAGAGCGCGCGGCTCACCACCGTCGTCGACGCCTCGGGCTCGATGGCCACGATCGTCCCGGGCCGCAACCAGTCCCGGATGGACGTCACCAAGGCGTCCCTGGTCCAGGCGCTCAACCAGTTCACACCGAACGACGAGATCGGCCTCTGGGAGTTCGCCACCACCCTCGACGGCGACAAGGACTACCGTCGCCTGGTGCCGACCGCCCGTCTCGGTGCCACGGAGAAGGGCGGCGGCACCCACCGGGAGAAGCTCGCCGCCGCGTTCGCCGCGCTCCAGCCCGTGCCGGACGGCGCGACCGGCCTGTACGACACGATCCTGGCCTCGTACAAGGAGGCGCAGCGTACGTATGTGAAGGGCAAGTTCAACGCGGTCGTGATCCTCACCGACGGTTCGAACCAGGACGAGCGGTCCATCTCGCGCTCCGCCCTGATCGACGAGCTGAAGGCCATCGCCGACCCGGAGCGGCCGGTTCCGGTGCTGGCCATCGCGGTCGGCCCGGAGGCGGACCGGGAAGAGGTGGACCAGATAGCCCGGGTCACCGGTGGTGGCGGCTACCAGGTGACCGACCCGGCGGAGATCCAGGCGGTGATCCTGCAAGCCGTGATGACGGCCGGCCAGAACGCCCGCTCGGCCGAGTAG
- the gcvP gene encoding aminomethyl-transferring glycine dehydrogenase: MTPRRTPLAQLEQGIPFEQRHIGPDAEAQAKMLAQVGYGSLDELTAAAVPDVIKSAEALRLPGARTEAEVLAELRGLADRNEVLAPMIGLGYYGTFTPPVILRNVMENPAWYTAYTPYQPEISQGRLEALLNFQTMVAELTGLPTSGASLLDEGTAAAEAMALARRVGKVKNGVFLVDADTLPQTVAVIETRAEPTGVEVVVADLADGIPAEIAERGVFGVLLQYPGASGAVRDIKPVIDRAHELGAIVTVAADLLALTLLTSPGDLGADLAVGTTQRFGVPMGFGGPHAGFMAVRDKFARSLPGRLVGVSVDADGNKAYRLALQTREQHIRREKATSNICTAQVLLAVMAGMYAVYHGPEGLRTIARRTHRYAAILAEGLRTSGVDVVTGAYFDTLTVRVPGKAAGVVSDARERGVNLRLVDADTVSLACDETTTRTQVAAVWAAFGADGDVEALDAATEDALPGALLRTDEILTHPVFHQHRSETAMLRYLRKLADRDYALDRGMIPLGSCTMKLNATAEMESITWPEFGALHPFAPAEQAQGFLTLIRELEERLAEVTGYDAVSIQPNAGSQGEFAGLLAVRAYHRANGDEKRTVCLIPSSAHGTNAASAVMAGMKVVVVKTADDGEVDIDDLRAKIAQHRDELAVLMITYPSTHGVFEEHVADICAEVHDAGGQVYVDGANLNALVGLAKPGRFGGDVSHLNLHKTFCIPHGGGGPGVGPVGVRAHLAPYLPNHPLQPAAGPKTGVGPISAAPWGSAGILPISWAYVRLMGGEGLKRATQVAVLAANYIAKRLEPHYPILYNGPAGLVAHECIVDLRPISKATGVSIDDVAKRLIDYGFHSPTMSFPVAGTLMIEPTESEDLAELDRFCDTMIAIRAEIEKVASGEWSAQDNPLTNAPHTAAALGGEWEHGYSREVAVFPAGVSAADKYWPPVRRIDGAFGDRNLVCSCPPLDEYDN, from the coding sequence ATGACCCCCCGTCGCACCCCGCTCGCCCAGCTGGAGCAGGGCATTCCGTTCGAGCAGCGCCATATCGGCCCCGACGCCGAGGCGCAGGCGAAGATGCTCGCCCAGGTCGGTTACGGCTCGCTCGACGAGCTGACCGCGGCCGCCGTGCCCGACGTGATCAAGAGCGCCGAGGCGCTGCGGCTGCCGGGCGCCCGTACCGAGGCCGAGGTGCTCGCCGAGCTGCGCGGGCTCGCCGACCGCAACGAGGTCCTCGCCCCGATGATCGGGCTCGGCTACTACGGCACCTTCACCCCGCCGGTGATCCTGCGCAACGTCATGGAGAATCCCGCCTGGTACACGGCCTACACGCCGTACCAGCCCGAGATCTCCCAGGGCCGCCTCGAAGCCCTCCTGAACTTCCAGACGATGGTCGCCGAGCTCACCGGACTGCCCACCTCCGGCGCCTCCCTGCTCGACGAGGGAACGGCCGCCGCCGAGGCCATGGCGCTGGCCCGGCGCGTCGGCAAGGTCAAGAACGGCGTCTTCCTGGTCGACGCCGACACCCTGCCGCAGACCGTCGCCGTCATCGAGACCAGGGCCGAGCCCACCGGTGTCGAGGTCGTCGTCGCCGACCTCGCCGACGGCATCCCGGCCGAGATCGCCGAGCGCGGTGTCTTCGGCGTGCTGCTCCAGTACCCCGGCGCCTCCGGGGCGGTCCGGGACATCAAGCCCGTGATCGACCGGGCGCACGAGCTCGGCGCGATCGTCACCGTGGCCGCCGATCTGCTGGCCCTCACCCTGCTCACCTCGCCCGGCGACCTGGGCGCGGACCTCGCCGTCGGCACCACGCAGCGCTTCGGCGTGCCGATGGGCTTCGGCGGGCCGCACGCCGGCTTCATGGCGGTCCGCGACAAGTTCGCGCGCAGCCTCCCGGGGCGCCTCGTCGGCGTCTCCGTGGACGCCGACGGCAACAAGGCGTACCGACTGGCCCTCCAGACCCGCGAGCAGCACATCCGTCGCGAGAAGGCCACCAGCAACATCTGCACCGCACAGGTGCTGCTCGCCGTGATGGCCGGCATGTACGCCGTCTACCACGGCCCCGAGGGGCTGCGGACGATCGCCCGGCGCACCCACCGCTACGCCGCGATCCTCGCCGAGGGCCTGCGTACGTCCGGGGTGGACGTGGTCACCGGGGCGTACTTCGACACGCTCACCGTCCGTGTGCCCGGCAAGGCGGCCGGCGTCGTCTCCGACGCCCGTGAGCGCGGCGTGAACCTGCGCCTCGTCGACGCCGACACCGTCTCCCTCGCCTGCGACGAGACCACGACCCGTACCCAGGTCGCCGCGGTCTGGGCGGCCTTCGGTGCCGATGGGGACGTCGAGGCGCTGGACGCCGCCACCGAGGACGCGCTGCCCGGGGCGCTGCTGCGCACCGACGAGATCCTGACCCACCCGGTCTTCCACCAGCACCGGTCCGAGACCGCGATGCTGCGGTACCTGCGCAAGCTCGCCGATCGTGACTACGCGCTCGACCGCGGCATGATCCCGCTCGGCTCCTGCACCATGAAGCTGAACGCGACGGCCGAGATGGAGTCGATCACCTGGCCGGAGTTCGGCGCGCTGCACCCGTTCGCACCGGCCGAGCAGGCTCAGGGCTTCCTGACGCTCATCCGTGAGCTGGAGGAGCGGCTGGCGGAGGTCACCGGCTACGACGCGGTCTCGATCCAGCCGAACGCCGGCTCGCAGGGCGAGTTCGCGGGGCTGCTGGCCGTCCGCGCGTACCACCGCGCCAACGGCGACGAGAAGCGGACCGTGTGTCTGATTCCGTCCTCGGCGCACGGCACCAACGCCGCGAGCGCCGTGATGGCCGGTATGAAGGTCGTCGTCGTGAAGACCGCCGACGACGGCGAGGTCGACATCGACGACCTGCGTGCCAAGATCGCCCAGCACCGCGACGAGCTGGCCGTGCTCATGATCACCTACCCGTCGACACACGGTGTCTTCGAGGAGCACGTCGCCGACATCTGCGCCGAGGTGCACGACGCGGGCGGCCAGGTCTACGTCGACGGCGCCAACCTCAACGCGCTGGTCGGCCTCGCCAAGCCCGGCCGGTTCGGCGGCGACGTCTCGCACCTGAACCTGCACAAGACCTTCTGCATCCCGCACGGCGGCGGCGGCCCCGGCGTCGGCCCCGTCGGGGTGCGCGCGCATCTGGCGCCGTACCTGCCCAACCACCCGCTGCAGCCCGCGGCCGGCCCGAAGACGGGTGTCGGACCGATCTCGGCGGCTCCCTGGGGCTCGGCGGGCATCCTGCCGATCTCCTGGGCCTATGTGCGCCTGATGGGCGGCGAGGGGCTGAAGCGGGCGACGCAGGTCGCCGTGCTGGCCGCCAACTACATCGCCAAGCGCCTCGAACCGCACTACCCGATCCTGTACAACGGCCCGGCCGGACTGGTCGCCCACGAGTGCATCGTGGACCTGCGGCCGATCTCCAAGGCGACCGGCGTCAGCATCGACGACGTCGCCAAGCGGCTCATCGACTACGGCTTCCACTCGCCGACCATGTCGTTCCCGGTCGCCGGGACGCTGATGATCGAGCCGACCGAGAGCGAGGACCTCGCGGAGCTGGACCGCTTCTGCGACACGATGATCGCCATCCGTGCCGAGATCGAGAAGGTGGCTTCGGGGGAGTGGAGCGCGCAGGACAACCCGCTCACCAACGCTCCGCACACCGCGGCGGCGCTGGGCGGGGAGTGGGAGCACGGCTACAGCCGCGAGGTGGCGGTCTTCCCGGCCGGGGTCTCGGCCGCCGACAAGTACTGGCCGCCGGTACGCCGGATCGACGGTGCGTTCGGAGACCGTAACCTCGTCTGCTCGTGCCCGCCGCTGGACGAGTACGACAACTGA
- a CDS encoding DUF5999 family protein has product MCQHQPPCPTADSPDREAARQVAHHPEQGWSLLCNGVLLFEDTGELLPDGQIIAPHRPLAASRVMKAA; this is encoded by the coding sequence ATGTGCCAGCATCAGCCACCCTGCCCGACAGCCGACTCACCCGACCGGGAAGCCGCCCGCCAGGTGGCACACCACCCGGAACAGGGCTGGAGCCTGCTGTGCAACGGCGTCCTGCTCTTCGAGGACACCGGTGAGCTGCTTCCGGACGGGCAGATCATCGCCCCGCACAGGCCTCTGGCGGCAAGCCGGGTGATGAAGGCGGCCTGA
- a CDS encoding glutamate-cysteine ligase family protein: MGEKVVAGAFDLSDRQKYRRKLHQCLEALSGLLAERRFDRPRNLMGMEIELNLTGSDAMPKMLNGQVLERIASHDFQTELGMFNLEVNIVPHHLSGRVLDQLAEELRAGLGYADRKAGEVDAGIMMIGILPTLGRDDMVRSNLSDVDRYALLNDQMVAARGEDFSLDIEGVERLVCTSGSITPEAACTSLQLHLQVTPERFSDVWNAAQAVAAVQVALGANSPFLFGREVWRESRPPLFEQATDTRPPELRNQGVRPRTWFGEKWIGSVHELFEENLRYFPPLLPICDEEEPLRVLADGGVPRLSELVLHNGTVYRWNRPVYGLADGVPHLRVENRVLPAGPTVADVMANTALYYGLVRALAEESRPVWTRMPFAAAAENFETACRQGIDAELLWPRPGRSGGLTRVPVVKLVRDELLPLAAAGLDAWNIEPADRDHYLGIIEERCKRRTNGASWQADTYHRAREAGLDRGAALAAMTRRYAELMQGGDPVHSWPVGIPAP, encoded by the coding sequence ATGGGGGAGAAGGTCGTCGCCGGCGCCTTTGATCTGTCCGATCGGCAGAAGTACCGGAGGAAGCTGCACCAGTGCCTGGAGGCGCTGTCCGGACTTCTGGCCGAGCGGCGGTTCGACCGGCCGCGCAACCTCATGGGCATGGAGATCGAGCTGAATCTCACGGGCTCCGACGCCATGCCGAAGATGTTGAATGGACAGGTCCTGGAGCGCATCGCGAGCCATGATTTCCAGACGGAACTGGGGATGTTCAATCTGGAGGTGAACATAGTCCCCCACCATCTGTCGGGGCGTGTTCTCGATCAGCTGGCCGAAGAGCTGAGGGCCGGGCTCGGATATGCCGACCGGAAGGCCGGTGAAGTCGATGCCGGGATCATGATGATCGGAATCCTTCCGACGCTCGGGCGTGACGACATGGTCCGGTCCAACCTCTCCGACGTGGACCGCTACGCCCTGCTGAACGATCAAATGGTCGCGGCCCGCGGCGAAGATTTCTCACTGGATATCGAAGGCGTCGAGCGGCTTGTCTGCACCTCCGGGTCGATCACTCCGGAGGCTGCCTGCACCTCGCTCCAGCTGCATCTCCAGGTGACTCCGGAGCGTTTCTCCGACGTGTGGAACGCGGCCCAGGCGGTCGCCGCCGTCCAGGTGGCCCTGGGTGCCAACTCGCCCTTCCTGTTCGGCCGCGAGGTGTGGCGGGAGTCCCGGCCGCCGCTGTTCGAGCAGGCCACCGACACCCGGCCGCCCGAACTGCGCAATCAGGGCGTACGGCCCCGGACCTGGTTCGGGGAGAAGTGGATCGGCTCGGTCCACGAACTCTTCGAGGAGAACCTCCGCTACTTCCCCCCGCTGCTGCCCATCTGCGACGAGGAGGAGCCGCTGCGCGTCCTCGCCGACGGCGGGGTGCCGCGCCTCTCGGAGCTGGTCCTCCACAACGGCACGGTCTACCGCTGGAACCGGCCGGTGTACGGGCTGGCGGACGGCGTCCCCCACCTCCGGGTCGAGAACCGGGTGCTGCCGGCGGGACCGACCGTCGCCGACGTCATGGCCAACACCGCGCTCTACTACGGACTGGTCCGGGCCCTCGCGGAGGAGTCCCGTCCGGTGTGGACCAGGATGCCGTTCGCCGCCGCCGCGGAGAACTTCGAGACCGCCTGCCGCCAGGGCATCGACGCCGAGCTGCTGTGGCCGCGACCGGGCCGCTCCGGGGGCCTCACCCGGGTACCGGTGGTGAAGCTGGTACGGGACGAGCTGCTGCCGCTGGCCGCCGCGGGGCTCGACGCCTGGAACATCGAGCCGGCCGACCGGGACCACTACCTGGGGATCATCGAGGAGCGGTGCAAGCGGCGGACGAACGGCGCGTCCTGGCAGGCGGACACCTACCACCGGGCGCGCGAGGCCGGACTCGACCGGGGTGCAGCGCTCGCCGCGATGACCCGGCGCTACGCCGAGCTGATGCAGGGCGGCGACCCCGTGCACAGCTGGCCGGTGGGCATCCCGGCGCCGTAA